A single genomic interval of Lathyrus oleraceus cultivar Zhongwan6 chromosome 7, CAAS_Psat_ZW6_1.0, whole genome shotgun sequence harbors:
- the LOC127106880 gene encoding uncharacterized protein LOC127106880 isoform X1 — translation MSLQNKGFWTVKGSGHVSDREPVFDNPSKTEPKRPHQWLIDATEGEFLPNKKQAIEDANERSSSGFSNVNFTPWENNHNFSSVPNQFIDRLFGSETRPVNFSEKNTYVSADDSNMRSKMISNHYGDDASFGLSISHSAEDSEPCMTFGGIKKVKVNQVKDFDIVQAPEGHDFDRQSKGDLHEAYNGEIETRSGSTGQAFDKDGNVALLGLTYGRGDAHIRSFVTPFGNLDNTVLSIGESFNKEDKNIISFGGFPDERGTISMGRATTDYEQLYNQSSVHVSTTVHEKELDASNSGVAESTPSVATIKPESVTKNKQDIKRKESPNTFPTNVRSLISTGMLDGVPVKYVSVAREELRGIIKGSTYLCGCQSCNYSKGLNAYEFERHAGCKTKHPNNHIYFENGKTIYQIVQELRNSPESSLFDTIQTIFGAPINQKAFRIWKESFQAATRELQRIYGNERRNL, via the exons TCTTTACAAAATAAGGGATTTTGGACGGTAAAAGGATCTGGACATGTTAGTGACAGAGAGCCAGTATTTGATAATCCTTCCAAAACTGAACCAAAACGGCCTCATCAATGGTTAATTGATGCAACTGAAGGGGAATTTTTGCCAAATAAGAAGCAAGCAATAGAAGATGCAAATGAAAGATCTAGTTCAGGATTTTCAAATGTTAATTTTACTCCGTGGGAGAACAATCACAATTTCAGTTCAGTCCCAAACCAATTTATTGATCGGTTATTTGGATCTGAAACTAGGCCTGTCAATTTCTCTGAAAAGAATACTTATGTTTCTGCTGATGATTCTAATATGAGATCAAAGATGATCTCCAATCATTATGGAGATGATGCATCTTTTGGCTTGTCTATATCTCATTCTGCTGAAGATTCTGAACCATGTATGACTTTTGGGGGAATCAAGAAAGTCAAAGTAAATCAAGTTAAGGATTTCGACATTGTACAAGCTCCAGAGGGACATGATTTTGATAGGCAGAGTAAGGGTGATCTACACGAAGCCTATAATGGGGAAATTGAGACGAGATCTGGGTCAACAGGGCAAGCCTTTGACAAGGATGGCAATGTTGCTTTACTGGGACTCACCTATGGCAGAGGGGATGCCCATATAAGATCGTTTGTTACCCCCTTTGGCAACTTAGATAACACAGTCCTATCAATTGGCGAATCCTTTAATAAAGAGGACAAAAATATAATTTCTTTTGGTGGATTCCCAGATGAACGGGGCACTATCTCTATGGGCAGGGCTACTACAGACTATGAACAGTTATATAATCAATCATCAGTTCATGTGTCAACAACAGTTCATGAAAAAGAGTTAGATGCATCAAATTCCGGTGTAGCTGAAAGTACTCCTTCGGTGGCAACAATAAAGCCTGAATCTGTGACCAAGAATAAACAAGATATCAAAAGGAAAGAATCTCCAAACACCTTCCCAACTAATGTCAGGAGCTTGATATCTACTGGTATGCTTGATGGTGTTCCTGTGAAGTATGTCTCAGTGGCGCGGGAG GAACTCCGTGGGATTATAAAAGGCTCTACCTATCTTTGTGGGTGTCAGTCATGTAACTATTCTAAG GGTCTGAATGCTTATGAGTTTGAAAGGCATGCCGGTTGCAAAACAAAACATCCAAACAATCATATTTATTTTGAGAATGGGAAGACCATTTATCAAATAGTACAGGAATTGAGGAATTCCCCGGAGAGTTCATTGTTTGACACAATTCAAACTATTTTCGGTGCACCAATTAATCAGAAGGCATTTCGTATTTGGAAAG AATCATTTCAAGCAGCAACACGTGAGCTTCAGCGTATTTATGGAAATGAAAGACGTAACCTCTAA
- the LOC127106879 gene encoding ras-related protein RABE1c encodes MAAPPARARADYDYLIKLLLIGDSGVGKSCLLLRFSDGSFTTSFITTIGIDFKIRTIELDAKRIKLQIWDTAGQERFRTITTAYYRGAMGILLVYDVTDEASFNNIRNWIRNIEQHASDNVNKILVGNKADMDESKRAVPTSKGQALADEYGIKFFETSAKTNLNVEEVFFSIARDIKQRLADTDNKAEPTTIKINQDSAAGAGQAAQKSACCG; translated from the exons ATGGCTGCTCCACCGGCAAGGGCTCGTGCCGATTACGATTACCTCATTAAGCTTCTCTTGATCGGCGATAGCG GTGTTGGAAAGAGTTGTCTTCTTTTGCGGTTTTCTGATGGGTCTTTCACAACCAGTTTCATCACGACTATAGG CATTGATTTTAAGATAAGAACCATTGAGCTTGATGCCAAACGGATCAAGCTCCAAATCTGGGATACTGCAGGGCAGGAGCGGTTTCGGACAATTACAACCG CTTACTATCGTGGTGCTATGGGGATATTGCTCGTCTATGATGTTACAGATGAAGCATCGTTTAACA ATATCAGGAATTGGATTCGCAACATTGAGCAACATGCTTCAGATAATGTTAACAAAATACTGGTTGGGAACAAAGCAGACATGGACGAAAGCAAAAGG GCTGTGCCAACGTCCAAAGGCCAAGCACTAGCTGATGAATATGGAATCAAATTCTTCGAAACT AGTGCAAAGACAAATCTAAATGTGGAGGAAGTTTTCTTTTCCATAGCAAGAGACATAAAACAAAGGCTTGCTGACACTGACAACAAGGCAGAG CCGACAACAATCAAAATCAACCAAGACTCTGCAGCAGGAGCGGGACAGGCTGCACAAAAATCAGCTTGTTGTGGTTGA
- the LOC127106880 gene encoding uncharacterized protein LOC127106880 isoform X2: MRSKMISNHYGDDASFGLSISHSAEDSEPCMTFGGIKKVKVNQVKDFDIVQAPEGHDFDRQSKGDLHEAYNGEIETRSGSTGQAFDKDGNVALLGLTYGRGDAHIRSFVTPFGNLDNTVLSIGESFNKEDKNIISFGGFPDERGTISMGRATTDYEQLYNQSSVHVSTTVHEKELDASNSGVAESTPSVATIKPESVTKNKQDIKRKESPNTFPTNVRSLISTGMLDGVPVKYVSVAREELRGIIKGSTYLCGCQSCNYSKGLNAYEFERHAGCKTKHPNNHIYFENGKTIYQIVQELRNSPESSLFDTIQTIFGAPINQKAFRIWKESFQAATRELQRIYGNERRNL; this comes from the exons ATGAGATCAAAGATGATCTCCAATCATTATGGAGATGATGCATCTTTTGGCTTGTCTATATCTCATTCTGCTGAAGATTCTGAACCATGTATGACTTTTGGGGGAATCAAGAAAGTCAAAGTAAATCAAGTTAAGGATTTCGACATTGTACAAGCTCCAGAGGGACATGATTTTGATAGGCAGAGTAAGGGTGATCTACACGAAGCCTATAATGGGGAAATTGAGACGAGATCTGGGTCAACAGGGCAAGCCTTTGACAAGGATGGCAATGTTGCTTTACTGGGACTCACCTATGGCAGAGGGGATGCCCATATAAGATCGTTTGTTACCCCCTTTGGCAACTTAGATAACACAGTCCTATCAATTGGCGAATCCTTTAATAAAGAGGACAAAAATATAATTTCTTTTGGTGGATTCCCAGATGAACGGGGCACTATCTCTATGGGCAGGGCTACTACAGACTATGAACAGTTATATAATCAATCATCAGTTCATGTGTCAACAACAGTTCATGAAAAAGAGTTAGATGCATCAAATTCCGGTGTAGCTGAAAGTACTCCTTCGGTGGCAACAATAAAGCCTGAATCTGTGACCAAGAATAAACAAGATATCAAAAGGAAAGAATCTCCAAACACCTTCCCAACTAATGTCAGGAGCTTGATATCTACTGGTATGCTTGATGGTGTTCCTGTGAAGTATGTCTCAGTGGCGCGGGAG GAACTCCGTGGGATTATAAAAGGCTCTACCTATCTTTGTGGGTGTCAGTCATGTAACTATTCTAAG GGTCTGAATGCTTATGAGTTTGAAAGGCATGCCGGTTGCAAAACAAAACATCCAAACAATCATATTTATTTTGAGAATGGGAAGACCATTTATCAAATAGTACAGGAATTGAGGAATTCCCCGGAGAGTTCATTGTTTGACACAATTCAAACTATTTTCGGTGCACCAATTAATCAGAAGGCATTTCGTATTTGGAAAG AATCATTTCAAGCAGCAACACGTGAGCTTCAGCGTATTTATGGAAATGAAAGACGTAACCTCTAA